The stretch of DNA ACTCGATATTCACTTAATCGATCGAAATCAGACATTAATGATCTACATTTCGGGATAACTAATATGACGCAACTCACCGGAAAAGCATTTATATAAGGATGCTGTTGTTTGCTGGGCTGCAATCATCAACGGACTGCGTTTGCCTGAAATAACAACATCAAGCATAGGAATTCCCAATAGTTGTGCTTTTATTTCTTTTGTCAAATGACTATAATCTTCACTCTGGTGCATAATTTTGATTACCTGTTGATCTATATACGGCCGATAAGGTTCCATCATATCGTCTGCCAGGCAATAGGCATTGTAGCGATTATGATGATGAATTCCTAAGGTAGGAAGCAATCCACTGCCCACCAGTGCACGGGCAATCACCGCCCGTAGAATCGCATAACCATAGTTGAGAAGATTATTTGGAGGCTCTCCCTCTCTGCCGCGCACGAACATTGGAATATCAGGGAAGAGGTGACGCCAATAATATGCAGCTGCACGAGCTTCGATATTATCAGGATCTCCGCTGCGTACACCCTCTGCCCACACCTTCATTCCTTTCTCTTCTTTTCCCGTCACCTGCCGCAATACATAAGCTTGGTCGCATATTTTCTGCTTAACAGTCTGTTGCCACAGTTGTTTTTTCAACGGGAGAGATGCGTCAAGTTGGTCGCGGAACCGCTCATTTTACGTAGTATTCCCCGTAAGAGGCAGCAATAAACCCACCGGCATGCTACGCTGGTCGCATGTAATGACGGCTGCATTATTTTCCAGCAGGGCTTCAAGTACACCGGATGTAATCGTAATACGACGGTTGTCGAGAACCACCACCCCGATATCTTCTATCGGGATGGTGCGTTCCGACTCTTTCTTGAAGCTCTCTGTCAGCGTCTCATTCGTCTCAATCTCGGGAAAACGGATGAGTAATTGCGCATCCCGCAGACTTAAATAAGCGGGATTACTGAAACAAACGTCTTCTTAATCATCTTCCAAAAATTTAATCATTAACAATTTCACCTAGTAGATCTATCTTTATTTTATGTGGGTTTTTATCAAAGAAAGCCTGAAAACTTTGAATATTAAAGAATCTCTTGTCTGGTTTATTCATTCTTTTTGAGTCGAATATAGTCGTTGTAGCGAGGCAAAAACGATAAACCATACTTGAAATATTTTGTACGACATAGAGATTTTTCCCCAATGCAATATAGTCTTTTTCAGCCATCGCACGTTGATAATCGTCTTCCTCCATTCCTAAAATAAAAGATTCATTCTTTTGCATGCTTACAACAAATGTCCATTCAGGTTCAGGAAATGTTTCTAAAACAGATGGTGGGATTTGTTGTTGCGAACCGTTAGAAATTGCTTCCCATAATGTTGAAGGTTGCTCTATAATAACAGGAATACCATACCTCTTCCTATTTACTGCTTGCCAGAAAGTAACGATGATTTCATGATAATTCCCCTGCCTGTCTCTATAAATTGCAACATGATGGTTATTTCCTGTTTTTACAAAACCAATAGCTTGCCCTTTTTCATTATAACGTAGAGGCACTACTGCAGACAGTCCGGTACGACATCGTACAGATTTGATAGGAATCTTACAAGCATCATCAGCATATAATGGATGATCGTCTAAATTTCTCAGATTGTTCAATGCCTTTTTGGGATCATTTCTATAGTCTTTACCCTCAGGAAATCCAATATTAAGACGTTGCTTGATTCGGTTTCTTATATTTCCATCAACAATACTCATAAGTGTATTCGCAATATCGTCTTTTACCTTAACCTCATCTAATCCCGTTTTTCTATTGGGTTTGATTGTTTCTTCATAAGTCTCCTTCCCGGTAAAGACAAATCCTACAGCGCCCACTCCTAATTTATATTTTAGAACATAGCTCGGGTTCAAATCTCCTTGGATTTTAATCTTTCCATACACAGAATCTTCATGCAACACACCTCTTGGAATAAGAATTCCTCTTTGAACCACTTCCCTTTTCCTTTTAGAGTACACTGCTCGAGTTCCCGGAGAAGTAATTTTTCTATTGACTTTATAAGATACCAACGTCTTTGCAATCGCCCTTTGAACTTCTTCTACACTAAAATGTTTCAATTCACGCAGCCATTGTTCTAACAAAGAATAATCATCCCGCCATTCCTTTTTTTCACTTTCCACTTCTTGATACATCTCATCACGACATGTATTCAACGTATTAAGGCGCTGAATCACAGATTGTTTTGTCATAGCAATAACCAAGGCATCTATGGCATGATGGCGATGATCCAAACGTTTACTCCAACCAGAGATTACCTCTCTCTCATGCTTGCTACCTCGATGTTCAAACTGAACGATTTCAGTAAGTCCGCCTTGTTTATATCGATTAAAGTTCAACTGATGTAAGATAGTATCATACCCCCAAGTATGTCTGATAAAACTGGTGACATGACCTGATGTTGCCGTTACATCATAACAAATCTTTTTCAGCAACTCCATTGCTTTTCGGGAAATATACTGTGTCTGTCTGAGATCTCTATTTATAAAATCCTGTGGTATATCTTCTGATTTCATTAAGAGTCGATCCATTTTTGTCTTGCTTATTTTTCCCTCGTCATAAAGCATTTTAACTACATTTAAGTAGACTTCAAACCGCTCTTCACCCAGTGAACTTACATACTCATAAGCAGTTCTCCGCCCTTTCTTTCTATTGCACTCTCTGCAAGAGCATGTTTTATTTGAATAGCTATTATCAAAGAGCAAGGCCTTAGGAATAATGTGTTCTGTTTCTACTTCTCCTCCACGTAAAAATTCATTCAGATTAATTCCGTTACCACAATACATACATCTCTCTCCTGTCTCTTTCCAAAGACGATACCTTTCCAATCGATTTTTAGTAGGGGGTATTTCCTTCTCTTCTAAAATCTTACTATCTCTTTTCTTCTCTTTCTCCCGAGCGGCAATACCATCACTCATCAATTTTCGCTCCTCTTTACTTTGTTTTAATTCACGCGCAAGCTCCACTCTAATCGTGTCAGGCCTACCGTATTTAAGAATAATAGCATTGACTACATTAATCATCTGATTAAGAATTTTCTCTACAATGGGTTGTCGAAGTTCATTCTTACGGATAGGAGGCAGTTTGTCTAATAGCGTTCTTTGCATATTTTCTTCCTTCGTCAAGCTGTTCGAATGATTGATTCCGATATATTCACATGCCTCATTATACTTCAATCCTGCCTGCAAGTAAGGCAAAAGACGCCTGATCACTTTTACAGATTTATTGCCGTAACCATCTTTCGTAAAATCTATATTATACAACATATTTATAGTTGTATCATCCTCTATCCTAAAGTTTTTCCGCAGAGTGTCTCTCAACTGTTTTTTATCCTTAATAGAGTATATCGCATGCCATAAACGGTACAAAGGCTGTTCGATACAATCCGGATTCACAACTTGCAACAACTCTCCCGTCACCTCATCGCATACAACGGTTGACAGGTTATTCAACTCGAATCTCAACAATTTCTCACTATCCTCAATTCCTTCAAGAGCCTTTTGTAGTTGAACAAATGTTTTATTGCCCTTAAGCCCTCTTTTTATCGCATCATTGGCAGACCATCCATCTCGTTTACTAATCCCGAGAATCTTGTAAAGCACAGTCAGTCTGAGTATTTCATGCGTATTTAAATAATTAAAGAGTTCTCTTTTCTGGGCAAGAGTAATTTCTAACTCCTCACCTTTCTTATTACGTAAAGAAATATTATTCACTTCCTCCCATATCTTCTCTATCTGATAGAGAGGATTAGACTTAGCTGCCACCTTAGGTCCATTATAGAAAACCTTTCCTTTTTCATCCTTATAGGGCTTTCTTTCAAAGTCACACACAGAGACAAGGTGTTTACACGACTTGCCATGCCTTTGATAAAAGATAATATAATTGCGCAATTTGTCAATCACTTTATCTGTAAGTAGCTCTGGGTAAAAATTTCTCTGACATTCTATCACTCGGTCAAACTCCTCTTCATAAGCCTCACGAGGAAACACCTGATCTTTGATTCGGAAAGTATAGAAAACTCCTTTCTCCGAAGTAACAGCAGTTTCTTTCAATTTCAAAGCAAAATATTGACCAATCGTTTGCTGCTGTTCTTGTATCATAAGATACCGTGCATTGACCGCTTTTACATATTCTTTTTGCTTACTATCTGAAGAAACATCCGACTTTGCGTGTTTATAGCCCCGTCTCTGGTTGATATGATATAACACTCTACCTATCTCACCCAAAGACAGTTTCACACCTTCTGTAGCTGCATTTGCCCGCAACTGCCACAAATCAAGTACAGGTAGTTTGATTAATGCTTCATTAGGCATCATCCCCAAGTGTCTTAACTCAGCTGTCAGAGCCTCTCGTCGTTGCACATATCTAAAATAACCTTTACGAATTGTCTTTGCCTTGGTCTTTTTCTGATTTAAAGTACAAGTTGCACCTGTGGCAAATTCTTTTGAATTGTCTGGATCTATAGATACAATTCTCTCCCCTAACGCCAGAATTTTTATGGGTTCACCATCATCTGTCGTAAAGATAAGTGCCCATCCTATAGAGGCAACACCTAAATCTAAGCCTAGAATTATTTTCATCTTTCTTCTATTTTATTTGGTTGATTATTTCCAAAGCATTATATTTGCATCAGTTTTCAAGCAAATCACAATAAGGATTATTCCGTTGTGAGAACATTTAGGGTGGGGCAAGACAACTTGTCTCGCCTTGTTTTGTATCTGTACACAAGAGGTTTTATCTCCCATTCTATTATAGATTCGGCCAATTGATGCAGACTTCTGCAAATATAGTCTTTATATCTTGCATCGCAAAGAGGTTGTCAAGATGTTGTCATCTCTCAGAAGTCCCTTCTCCAGCTCTCATCGTCGGGTTTGCAAAAGCTTAGCTTTTGTGCTGCGTTTTCTTAGCTTTTGCCGTGCATTTTCTTAGCTTTTGCACCTCAAAAGCTAAGAGATGGCAGAGTGTTCGATCCATCGTGAACATCAAGACCTTACCAACAGACATGAAAAAAGGTGGCAGAGCCACCTTCTTCACTGTTTAATCTATTCGCTAATCAAGCTGTATCACACAGCCTTTTATCTTTCGTCGTCGGCCCATCGGCAGACTGTTAGAGTCTGCTGCGTACCGACCGACAAGGCATTTTTACTGATGTGCGCAGGAGCACTCTTCCAAAAAGGCAGAGATCATCCAAACGTTTTTCTCCTGTCCGGCCAGGAAGTCGTCCATCAAACCTACCGTTACCTCATCCTCTGCCTCAGAAGCGAGCTCCACGATGTGGCGTTCTTGCTTGATGAGTACAGCCAAACTGTCGAGCACCCTACGCATTCCGTCGCCGCCAGCAGGTGTAAAGCCATCTTCTTTCAGCGTAGCCACCTTGAGATATTCGCTGAAACGGTTCTCGGGAGTTCCTCCCAACTGCAAGATACGCTCGGCAATCTCGTCCACTTTCTCGGCGGCGTCGTTGTAATAGCCCTCATATTTAGCATGCAACTGGAAGAAACCTTTTCCTTTTACGTTCCAGTGCAGTCCGCGAAGGTTGGCATAAAAAACTTGGTAGTCGGCCAACAGCTGGTTCAAAGCTACTACTACATGGCTCACTTTCTTCTCGTCGAGAGATAAATAATTCGTTGTTCTCATTTCTAATTCCTTTCTTTATTAAAGAATGATCCTTTTATTTCTGATTACTGCTGCAAAGATAGTGCAAGGATGGAATAGGTACCAAACGATAGTTCCTATTTTTAGATAGAAATTTTCTATCCCTTTTCCAATGCACTTTGAGAGGAATGAAAAGCAGGAAGACCTTAACTCAGCTTGCCCGAAGGGGGTAACGACTTGACGATGATCTCGCGTTTGGCGGCCGTCTCGAGCACTTTCGCCGCCACAGCCTTGATGTCTGCAGGCGTGAGTGTCGAGAAGACGGGCTCAACGGCGGCACTCTCGGCGGGCGTTATCATCTCGCCCGACTCGGCATAAACGTTCAACAACCCCATCCATAGCTGCGGATTGGCGGCCGAATCATTGCCCGGTGGCGTCTGTTCGTCTACGGCCAGCGGAACAACCGCTGCTTTGAACTCGTCTTGAGAGAAACGTCCCTGCCGCACATCGTCAAGTATTTGATGCACCAATGCCAGCACTTCGTCTGCCTGTTGACGCGAGGTGGACAGGTGCAGACTGAGCGTTTCGCTCGGCGCGGGCTGCGAAGTGTAGTCGGCTTTCACACCAACGGTATAGGTGGCGTGGCGTTTTTCGCGTAGCTCTTCAAAATATCGATTCTCCAAAAGGGCACGCAACACTTCGAAAGCAGCCTGCTCTTTGTCGGTGAGTCGCAACGTATGGGTGTAAGAGAGTTCGATTTCGGCCATGTCGCCGTCCAGTTCTGCGGTGAAAGTTCGATTGATTTCACGTTCTTTCGAGGCAAAATTCATCGGCACGGCCTTGGGTTTCGGCACGCGGGCATCGCCTTTCAGCGAGGCGATATAACGTGTCACCCACTGTCGGGCCTGAGCCTCGGACACGTCGCCCACAAGACAATAGGTGAAATGAGCTGCGTTGCCATAGTGCCGATTGAACATTTCGGCAAGCCGTTCGTAGCGCATCGCGTCGAAGAAAGCCTCATCTTGTTCGGGATTGGCAGCACTGGCGGGAAACAACAGTCGACGAATCGAATCCTGCACGGCCTCCATTCCCGTGAGGTTTCGATTGCGATAGAGATACTTACTGCGTTGAACATACTTCTCAAAGACACTCTTCGAGAAGTTCTGACGCGCCAACACCAAGTGCAAATAGCCGAAGAATGCATCGGCATCGGCCACCGATGTGTTGCCGCCAATGCCGTTACTGTAGTCGCCAGGCGAAAGACTGAGTTCGAAATCCTTACCCTGCAACCACGAAGCCAGTTGGTTTCGGTTGTAATTGGCTACACCAGTTTGCATCAAAAGAGCGCGCATGGCGGTATAGTCGGCCACATCTTGCGGAGCAACAGCCGAGCGTCCGCCCTCCGAAGAGCCCGCAAAGAAGATGCGTCCTTTGGCTTCGGGCAAATATTTGTAAAGCACCCGCGCACCATTGCTAAGTAACCACTCTTTCGTTCCGAGCTTTTTGAGGTCTTTTTCGGCCGTAATCTTTCCCGGAACAAGGGTCGAGAGGTCGAGCCGAGCTAAGGTTTCCACCTGCGGTTCGCTTGCTTGTTTCATCTGCTTGGCAGCAGCCAGCGCAGTCAGGAAGGCGGATTGAGTGATGTTCATCTCGTCGGGTGTACGCGAATAGGTCACGAAAGCAAGGTTGTTATCGTCGAGCAGACTGTGCATCCAAGCATTGATATCCTCCACTTCGAGCTCTACCAGTACCTCGAGATTGTGCTGAATCTGCTCGCGAAAGTCGGTGATGGGCGTGCCATAGAGGAAGTTTTGCCGGCAGAGGTCCATCACATTGTCGGGCGTTCCGAGGCCTTTCGCCTCCAAAGCCTCCTTCATTCCCTTATACATCTCGGCCTTTTGGGCTTCGAACTCCTGCCTACCGAATCCCTCTTTGCCCAAAGCAGCCCGCACGGAAAGCATCTGTTGCAGAGCCTCCTCGGTCTGTTGGGCATAGGGAACCACGTCGAACGCCACCTGATTGTTATCCCTCACCAGCGGAGAATAGCTCACCGAGGCAGCGATGAAAGCCTCTTTGTCGGCATTTTTAAGTCTTGCGAAGCGGCGCGGAGCCAACTTGTTGAACATCTGTGCAAAGAGAAATCGGCGTGTCCGTTCATCAGTCGAAACCTCGTTGCGCACCTCTTTGCGTTGATAAAGGCCGAAAGAGGGAGCCGTATTCTCACGGTCGACGAAGCGCATATACAGCGGTTGGGCGTTAGGAGCAATGCGTCGCGCCTCTGCATCGTAAGGAGTGGGCTTGTCGGGCAGCGTCGATAGCACCTGCTTAAGTTTGTTTTCGGTGGCATCGAGGTCAACATCGCCGATGACAGCAACGAACTGAAGCCGAGGCCGATACCACTTATCGTAAAATCGCCGCACGTCTTTCGCCGTGAAAGCGTGCAGCCGCTGCTCGCTGCCGATGACATTTCGCTGTGCATAGAGCGAGCCATTGTACACCACGCGGGCGATACTGTCGGTCAGTCGGCGGTCGATTCCTTCGCGTCTGCGCCACTCTTCGAGGATGATGCCTCGTTCTTTCTCCACATCGGCAGGCTGAATCTTGATGCCATGACACCAATCTTTGAGCAGCAGAAACATCTGATCGAGCACCTCCGGACGATCCACCGGAACGTTGTGCACGGCATAACGCGTATCGTCGAGCCCGGTATAGGCCTCGAAGTCGCTGAGATTATTTTTCCGAAGCCAAGTCATCACGCCTTGGGGGAAGTGGTCTGTGGCGTTGAAGGCCAGGTGTTCCAACACGTGGGCCAGACCTATCTCGTCGTTCTTCTCGAGCACAGCCCCCACATTCTGATACAGATAAAACTGCGCTTCACCAGGTGTACTGCCGTCGTTATAGATATAATAAGTAAGCCCATTGGGCAGTTTGCCCTGCCGCAGGGCCCGGTTGGCAGCACCGGCAGCCACCGAAAGCACGGCCAACAGCAGTGTGCAGACCGCTCTGCCCCAGGCTTTGGCCCTATGATTGTGGATTGTTTTCATCGTTATTCCTTTCTCGTTCCTCAACAAGTGCACTTTTTCGCCATGGCCATGCTCAAGCAAACTGAGCATGACTCATTTGACTTGACGAAAACGTTCTTATTTTTCCAACAGTTCCAAGGTGGCCAGTTTCTGTTTGATAGCCCCCTGAACCATGGCCTGGGGCATCTCCATTCCCTCCATACGAAGCGACTCTGCGAAGCCTTGATTGTAGTATTCGCGCGCCTTGGTATAATCTTTCAGTTCGCGATAAGAGTCGCCTATCATCACAAGATAGTTGACACGCTCCATCACAGCATCGTCTCCTTGCAGGGCTTTCTCCACCCATTGGATGGCCTGGCGGTGGTTTTCGGGCGTGAGTTTCTTGCCGGCAGCCATGTAAAGATCCTGTGCTGCCTTGCCATAGTCGGTGGGACGGGCGTTGGCACCCAACTTCGAGAGCAACGTCTGCATGGCTTTGACATAGCCTTTCACGTCTTTATTCTTATACAAATTGTAGAGAGCGTCGTAGTAGAGTTGTGCCCGGTCGTAGGGAGAGATAGCCTCCAAGCCCACCACAGCATAGGCATCTTTGTAGGCACCCTTGATTTTCTCGACACAATCCTTATACTTCAGGTCGCCGTCCTTGGCCAAATCTTCGGCCCAAGCGTCGTTGGCCATCACCACATAGTAGGCCGCAGGGTCGCCCACGGCAGCCTTCCAAGCCGGCAGATGCTGGCAGATGAAATCCACCATCTCCTGTTTGTGTGCCTTGTCTTCATCCCCTTCGAGGGTATAGATGATGAGATAATCGTTTTTATTGATGAGTTTCTCGCCCTTTTTGGCGGCGATATACGTCTTGTAGAGTTTCTGAATGCGCGTGGCCCACTTGTCTGCATCCATGCCTTCTTGTGCTGCCAGGAAGTTGGGCGCTTTGAGCAGAAGTTGCTGTTGGAGGTCGAGATCGGCAGGATTTTTCTTATATCCGTCATAGAGTTGCTCGAAACTGATGCTCTCTCCGGCCACAATCTTGGCCGCTTCGAGCAGTTCTTCGCGGTTCATAGCCCCCACATTCACAGCCAGGGCCTTACCGTCTGGCGCAATGAAAGCCACCGTTGGGTAGGCCTCCACCTTGTATTGCTTGGCGATCTCAACGTTTCCGGGCTTCTCGGCATCCACCTGCAACGAGATGAAATGCGCGTTGAAGTAGGCCCCCACCTCTTCCTGTGTGAACACTTCTTTAGCCATGTGCTTGCAGGGAACGCACCACACGGCGTAGAAATCGACAAAGAGCGGTTTGTTTTGTTTGTTTGCTTCGACCAGAGCCTCGGCGAAACTGCCTTTGAAGAAGCGGATTCCCTTGTCGGAATCCTCTGCCTTTGCCACCAAGGCGACAAAGAGCAATAACAGTAATATGAGCTTTTTCATACGTTAAGTATTGAGTTGCAAAGGTGTGGATGTCCCGAGAAGAGCGGTTTCATCCGGGGCTTTTCAGACACGCCTCGCAAGTGTTTGATTTTCAGTTGCTTATAAAACACTTTCTCATCTCTTAGCTTTTGCATCGCGTTTCCTTAGCTTTTGAACTGCATTTTCTTAGCTTTTGCAGGTCGTTTTCTTAGCTTTTGCACATCCCAAGCGGAGAGATGGAAAGGAGAATCAGTCTTCTTGCTCTTTCACGACGATGGTGAACACGTTTTTAAGCAAGGCCGAATGATCGTCGTTAAACACCTTGATGGAGATGTTGTAACGCCCGTTGGGAATCTCGGCCACGCCTTTTTGGAAGAGCAACACCAGGCCGCCATCCACTTTGAGATAGCCTTTGCTCACCATTTGTTCGAACCGGGCCGAGTCGCCGCCCTCTGTTGCCGTCACGCCGGCATAGACATAGTTCACCGGATTGGTGCCGGCCACGCCCTGGATGCGGGTGGAAACCCAAGGCAACTGGTTGCGATAACGATCGCTCGAGGGGTCGAGCGTGCGGTAAACGGCCAGCGTGTCGGGAGCGAAAGAGGCACCCTTGGTGCGTAGATAGCCTACAGCCATTCTACTGCAAGCGGTCAGTGTGAGAAGGATGACAAGGACTGCCAGGAGCCTTGTGCCAGAAAGTTGTATCTTTTTCATCGCGTTAAAAGTCGTTGAGTCTAAAATTATAGTCGAGCGAATGCACCACTCCCGTGAGCGTCTGGATGTTGCTTGAGGCCACATGGCTCTCTTTGGTGGTGGCGGGAGAGACGAGATAGATCTGCAGCGGACCGGCTCCCACTACGCCGTTATAGGTGTCGCGGAAGGTGTAAATCCACAGTTTCTTGCCCGAGGCCATGTCGAACGTCTCGCCACCAGTGCCGATAGGCGTGCTGGGATCGGACGATTTGCGCCCGGTTTTAAAGTCGTCGAGCATGATTCGCTTGGGAAGCACGCTGTTGAGAATAAACGTCTGGCAGTCGGCCACACTCATCTCGGCAATGCTATCCATACCGTTGGCATAGAGATAGCCGCGGATGCTGTGGTTGGTGGGCCCGAAGAAGGTCATGTCTTTGCCATAGCTGGAGGTGCCTTGGAAAAGAGAAACTAGGTTGGCTCGACGGGCCATGACGCGCAACGAGTCCCAGTTGTAGGGGTCGGTGGCGAAATAGTCCCACATCGTTGTGGCGTGATTGCCGTTGGCCGAGCCCGAGTCTTCGATGTTATACTTGGTGCAACCGGCCGCAAAGCAAAGGGCAACGGTTGCGAAGAGGATATAAAATAGTCGTTTCATACTTGCGTTGGATGGGTGATAAACGATTGTTGCGACAGACGACTCTTACTGGTAGGCCTGCCAATAGGGTTTTTGACGAATCACGGTGTTGGTGATATGCCCGTCTCTATCTTGCCAGGCACTTGGCGGAATGGGCAGGACGAGCGCGCCGTCTTTGATTTCGCGCTTGGTGAGAACGGTGAACTTGCCTTGCAGTTCGTCCTTGACGTAGTTGTTGCGGAGGATGTCTGCATAGCGCGAATCGTTCTCTGCGATGAACTCTTTCTCTCTTTCCCGGAAAATAGCTTTCTGCAATCCCTCGGTATCATAGAGAGATGGATAGGTCAAGGCTCCGGCTCTGTTGCGAATCACGTTCAAGTCGGCCTCGGCAGAAGCCGTGTTTCCTAACTTGGCATAGCACTCGGCGCGCAACAGATAGAAGTCGGCCAGTCGCCAATAAACGTAGTCGGCATTGATGGTTCGATAGACCTTGCCCGACTGCGACGACTGATCGGGGTCCATCACGGCCGTTCTGAACTTGTACATCACAGCATAGTCGATGCCGTTCGCTTTGTGTTGCTGGTCGATTTCGTAGAAGAAGGCTTTCCGACGCAGGTCGGTAGCGTCGGGGAAGAGGGCGTCTATCGTCGATTTATAAAGCCTGTAAGAGGGATTCACGGCGATGTCGGCCGGCGTTTGGTTCTCGTCCACGGGCCAACTAACGAAACCTCGCGCCACCTCATTGGGCGAAGAGGTGTCTGCCGAACGAATTTTATCGAAGAGAAGACTGAAGACTACCTCCGGATTGGTTTTGCTCGGGTCGGAGAGAAACTGGCAAAGCGTCTCGGGATTGGCACACAACGAGTAGTTGCCTGCTTTGCCTTCGATGAGCCGAGTGGCATATTCCACCGACTTCGTATAGGCTTCTTGTGCATTGCCGGGCAAGCCGTAGAGATCGATGATGCTGCCTTTCCAAGCGTAAAGATGGGCCAAGAGGGCCGCACAAGTGCCTTTCGAGGCCACTTGTCGGTTGGTGATGGGCGTCCCATCGATGTCTCTGAGTTTGTCGTAAGTGGGCAAAAGATCGTACGCTTTCAGGGCATGCGCAATAGCAGTGTTCACTACTTCGAGCTGCGGAGAGGCCGGATAGGCTTTGATGACCCACGAATTCTCGGTGATAATGGCATCGCCGTAACGCTGGGCAACAAGAAAATAACCCAAGCCTAAGCCAAATTCGGCTTGCCCCTTGTGGTAGTTAGCGCGGTCTTGGCTCAG from Prevotella sp. oral taxon 475 encodes:
- a CDS encoding RagB/SusD family nutrient uptake outer membrane protein, with protein sequence MKKIFLLPLTVLTLFGSCKLDLEPENALTYTNSFRTERELNTTTTSIHFYINTTVGNNPTFTLAGLKVDEVQGSEQVRQWNPRSVMSTDNTWKGLYDLIFESNLLLDNIHRTENLSQDRANYHKGQAEFGLGLGYFLVAQRYGDAIITENSWVIKAYPASPQLEVVNTAIAHALKAYDLLPTYDKLRDIDGTPITNRQVASKGTCAALLAHLYAWKGSIIDLYGLPGNAQEAYTKSVEYATRLIEGKAGNYSLCANPETLCQFLSDPSKTNPEVVFSLLFDKIRSADTSSPNEVARGFVSWPVDENQTPADIAVNPSYRLYKSTIDALFPDATDLRRKAFFYEIDQQHKANGIDYAVMYKFRTAVMDPDQSSQSGKVYRTINADYVYWRLADFYLLRAECYAKLGNTASAEADLNVIRNRAGALTYPSLYDTEGLQKAIFREREKEFIAENDSRYADILRNNYVKDELQGKFTVLTKREIKDGALVLPIPPSAWQDRDGHITNTVIRQKPYWQAYQ
- a CDS encoding fasciclin yields the protein MKRLFYILFATVALCFAAGCTKYNIEDSGSANGNHATTMWDYFATDPYNWDSLRVMARRANLVSLFQGTSSYGKDMTFFGPTNHSIRGYLYANGMDSIAEMSVADCQTFILNSVLPKRIMLDDFKTGRKSSDPSTPIGTGGETFDMASGKKLWIYTFRDTYNGVVGAGPLQIYLVSPATTKESHVASSNIQTLTGVVHSLDYNFRLNDF